A part of Rhipicephalus microplus isolate Deutch F79 chromosome 8, USDA_Rmic, whole genome shotgun sequence genomic DNA contains:
- the LOC119185941 gene encoding arylsulfatase B isoform X1 has translation MMGGTTLLCVLAGVVWVSRPMDCAARPNIIVIVADDLGWGDVSFHGSQQIRTPNIDALAADGIVLDNHYVSPLCTPSRATLLSGRHPIHTGLQHNVIYSAMPYAFPLHFKVMPEYFKALGYESHAVGKWHLGHMTMNHTPTRRGFDSFYGYYSGHHGYTDHSAFEEYMDDPKDQWTGWGLDLWHNLEADRSKSGNYTTQLFTEKAIEILKNRDRSKPLFLYLAHLAVHVGNFYALFEAPDRYIELNRHIENSKRRHFAAMLSALDDSIGQLVEALNATDAIQDTIIALTTDNGAATGGIDSSAGSNWPLRGTKANHWEGGVRGIALLWSPMIRQPRVSRQLMHVSDWLPTLYSAAGGNVEDLGDIDGVDMWRSLVTGLGSPRSEVLHNIDPIWNMSALRVGRYKYLNGTYGDGRYDGWYEPLQERGSEFGLYGVDNTSGDKYGLRHLYHDGDATTMTAADYYKARQQEPPSYRDSSSSAARSNNLLDRTCAVARAILSIGRALPKHTPSEVVTKCGQPRKSECKPLEKPCLFDIERDPCEIDNIADDYPHVLQSLENRLQQHKKTMVPPLNKPPTRRSDPRYFDFTWAPYMDTV, from the exons ATGATGGGTGGGACGACGCTTCTGTGTGTGTTGGCTGGAGTTGTGTGGGTCTCACGCCCGATGGATTGCGCGGCGAGACCAAACATCATCGTCATAGTGGCTGACGATTTG GGTTGGGGTGACGTCAGCTTCCATGGATCTCAACAAATCCGCACGCCCAATATCGACGCACTGGCCGCGGACGGCATCGTGCTCGACAACCATTATGTGTCGCCGCTGTGCACACCATCCAGGGCGACGCTCCTCTCCGGCAGGCACCCAATTCACACGG GGCTGCAGCACAATGTAATCTATTCAGCGATGCCATACGCTTTCCCTCTCCATTTTAAGGTGATGCCCGAATATTTCAAGGCACTGGGATATGAATCGCACGCTGTGGGAAAG TGGCATTTAGGTCACATGACCATGAACCACACACCGACACGTCGGGGCTTCGATTCCTTCTACGGCTACTACAGCGGTCACCATGGTTACACGGATCACTCAGCCTTCGAG GAGTACATGGACGATCCCAAGGATCAATGGACAGGCTGGGGTTTGGACCTTTGGCACAATCTCGAAGCTGATAGATCCAAGTCGGGAAATTACACCACGCAACTGTTTACGGAGAAGGCGATTGAAATACTGAAAAATCGGGACCGTAGTAAG CCATTATTTTTGTACCTCGCTCACCTGGCCGTTCACGTGGGGAACTTCTATGCACTCTTCGAGGCACCGGACAGGTATATCGAGTTGAACAGACACATCGAGAACAGCAAGAGACGACATTTTGCTG CAATGTTGTCTGCGCTGGACGATTCCATTGGCCAGTTGGTGGAAGCCCTCAACGCCACGGACGCGATTCAGGACACCATAATTGCTCTGACGACGGACAACGGCGCGGCAACGGGGGGCATTGACAGCAGCGCCGGATCCAACTGGCCTCTTCGCGGCACGAAGGCGAACCACTGGGAAGGAGGAGTGCGGGGAATAGCTCTCCTCTGGAGCCCCATGATACGTCAGCCCAGGGTGTCTCGCCAGCTGATGCACGTATCTGATTGGCTGCCCACGCTCTACTCCGCAGCTG GCGGCAACGTGGAGGACCTGGGCGACATCGATGGCGTGGACATGTGGCGAAGCCTCGTAACGGGCCTCGGCTCTCCGAGGTCCGAGGTTCTGCACAACATCGACCCCATATGGAACATGTCCGCCCTACGCGTCGGCCGCTACAAGTACCTCAACGGGACTTACGGCGATGGCCGGTACGACGGCTGGTACGAACCACTGCAAGAAAGAGGCTCCGAGTTTGGACTCTACGGGGTGGACAACACGTCGGGAGACAAGTACGGCCTCCGCCACCTCTACCATGACGGGGACGCCACAACTATGACTGCTGCGGACTACTACAAGGCGCGGCAGCAGGAACCTCCCAGTTATCGTGATTCCTCGTCGAGTGCGGCAAGAAG CAACAACCTCCTGGATCGGACGTGTGCAGTGGCCCGGGCCATTCTGTCCATCGGCCGCgccttgccgaagcacactcccTCGGAAGTGGTGACGAAGTGTGGTCAGCCCAGGAAGAGTGAATGCAAGCCGCTCGAAAAGCCTTGCCTCTTTGACATCGAGCGAGACCCCTGCGAGATTGACAACATAGCCGATGATTACCCGCAC gTATTACAAAGCTTGGAAAACCGACTGCAACAGCACAAGAAAACTATGGTCCCACCGCTGAACAAGCCACCTACGAGGAGATCAGATCCGAGATATTTCGATTTCACCTGGGCACCTTATATGGACACTGTGTGA
- the LOC119185941 gene encoding arylsulfatase B isoform X2, with the protein MMGGTTLLCVLAGVVWVSRPMDCAARPNIIVIVADDLGWGDVSFHGSQQIRTPNIDALAADGIVLDNHYVSPLCTPSRATLLSGRHPIHTGLQHNVIYSAMPYAFPLHFKVMPEYFKALGYESHAVGKEYMDDPKDQWTGWGLDLWHNLEADRSKSGNYTTQLFTEKAIEILKNRDRSKPLFLYLAHLAVHVGNFYALFEAPDRYIELNRHIENSKRRHFAAMLSALDDSIGQLVEALNATDAIQDTIIALTTDNGAATGGIDSSAGSNWPLRGTKANHWEGGVRGIALLWSPMIRQPRVSRQLMHVSDWLPTLYSAAGGNVEDLGDIDGVDMWRSLVTGLGSPRSEVLHNIDPIWNMSALRVGRYKYLNGTYGDGRYDGWYEPLQERGSEFGLYGVDNTSGDKYGLRHLYHDGDATTMTAADYYKARQQEPPSYRDSSSSAARSNNLLDRTCAVARAILSIGRALPKHTPSEVVTKCGQPRKSECKPLEKPCLFDIERDPCEIDNIADDYPHVLQSLENRLQQHKKTMVPPLNKPPTRRSDPRYFDFTWAPYMDTV; encoded by the exons ATGATGGGTGGGACGACGCTTCTGTGTGTGTTGGCTGGAGTTGTGTGGGTCTCACGCCCGATGGATTGCGCGGCGAGACCAAACATCATCGTCATAGTGGCTGACGATTTG GGTTGGGGTGACGTCAGCTTCCATGGATCTCAACAAATCCGCACGCCCAATATCGACGCACTGGCCGCGGACGGCATCGTGCTCGACAACCATTATGTGTCGCCGCTGTGCACACCATCCAGGGCGACGCTCCTCTCCGGCAGGCACCCAATTCACACGG GGCTGCAGCACAATGTAATCTATTCAGCGATGCCATACGCTTTCCCTCTCCATTTTAAGGTGATGCCCGAATATTTCAAGGCACTGGGATATGAATCGCACGCTGTGGGAAAG GAGTACATGGACGATCCCAAGGATCAATGGACAGGCTGGGGTTTGGACCTTTGGCACAATCTCGAAGCTGATAGATCCAAGTCGGGAAATTACACCACGCAACTGTTTACGGAGAAGGCGATTGAAATACTGAAAAATCGGGACCGTAGTAAG CCATTATTTTTGTACCTCGCTCACCTGGCCGTTCACGTGGGGAACTTCTATGCACTCTTCGAGGCACCGGACAGGTATATCGAGTTGAACAGACACATCGAGAACAGCAAGAGACGACATTTTGCTG CAATGTTGTCTGCGCTGGACGATTCCATTGGCCAGTTGGTGGAAGCCCTCAACGCCACGGACGCGATTCAGGACACCATAATTGCTCTGACGACGGACAACGGCGCGGCAACGGGGGGCATTGACAGCAGCGCCGGATCCAACTGGCCTCTTCGCGGCACGAAGGCGAACCACTGGGAAGGAGGAGTGCGGGGAATAGCTCTCCTCTGGAGCCCCATGATACGTCAGCCCAGGGTGTCTCGCCAGCTGATGCACGTATCTGATTGGCTGCCCACGCTCTACTCCGCAGCTG GCGGCAACGTGGAGGACCTGGGCGACATCGATGGCGTGGACATGTGGCGAAGCCTCGTAACGGGCCTCGGCTCTCCGAGGTCCGAGGTTCTGCACAACATCGACCCCATATGGAACATGTCCGCCCTACGCGTCGGCCGCTACAAGTACCTCAACGGGACTTACGGCGATGGCCGGTACGACGGCTGGTACGAACCACTGCAAGAAAGAGGCTCCGAGTTTGGACTCTACGGGGTGGACAACACGTCGGGAGACAAGTACGGCCTCCGCCACCTCTACCATGACGGGGACGCCACAACTATGACTGCTGCGGACTACTACAAGGCGCGGCAGCAGGAACCTCCCAGTTATCGTGATTCCTCGTCGAGTGCGGCAAGAAG CAACAACCTCCTGGATCGGACGTGTGCAGTGGCCCGGGCCATTCTGTCCATCGGCCGCgccttgccgaagcacactcccTCGGAAGTGGTGACGAAGTGTGGTCAGCCCAGGAAGAGTGAATGCAAGCCGCTCGAAAAGCCTTGCCTCTTTGACATCGAGCGAGACCCCTGCGAGATTGACAACATAGCCGATGATTACCCGCAC gTATTACAAAGCTTGGAAAACCGACTGCAACAGCACAAGAAAACTATGGTCCCACCGCTGAACAAGCCACCTACGAGGAGATCAGATCCGAGATATTTCGATTTCACCTGGGCACCTTATATGGACACTGTGTGA